One Streptococcus sp. DTU_2020_1001019_1_SI_AUS_MUR_006 DNA window includes the following coding sequences:
- a CDS encoding NFACT family protein, whose amino-acid sequence MSFDGFFLHHMVEELRTELLNGRIQKINQPFDQELVLQIRSNRKSHRLLLSAHPVFGRIQLTESTFENPAQPSTFIMVLRKYLQGAVIESIEQIENDRIVEITVSNKNEIGDHIQATLIIEIMGKHSNILLVDKSSHKILEVIKHIGFSQNSYRTLLPGSTYIAPPSTESLNPFTIKDEKLFEILQTQELTAKNLQNLFQGLGRDTATELERQLLNDKLATFRHFFGQETKPCLTDKSFSCVPFSSKTAENFDSLSQLLDVYYKDKAERDRVKQQASELIRRVENELQKNRQKLKKQEKELLATENAEEFRQKGELLTTFLHQVPNDQDQVILENYYTNQPITIALDKALTPNQNAQRYFKRYQKLKEAVKYLTDLIEETKATILYLESVETVLNQAGLDEIAEIREELIQTGFIRRRQREKIQKRQKPEQYLASDGKTIIYVGRNNLQNEELTFKMARKEELWFHAKDIPGSHVVISGNLNPTDEVKTDAAELAAYFSKGRLSNLVQVDMIEVKKLNKPTGGKPGFVTYTGQKTLRVTPDPEKIQSMKIK is encoded by the coding sequence ATGTCATTTGATGGATTTTTTTTACACCACATGGTTGAGGAATTGCGAACTGAACTACTAAATGGTCGCATCCAAAAGATAAATCAACCCTTTGACCAAGAATTGGTCCTGCAAATCCGTAGCAATCGTAAAAGTCATCGTTTGCTCCTGTCTGCCCATCCAGTTTTTGGACGCATCCAGTTAACAGAATCAACATTTGAAAACCCTGCTCAGCCATCTACTTTTATTATGGTATTGAGAAAGTATCTTCAAGGAGCAGTTATCGAGTCAATCGAGCAGATTGAGAACGACCGTATTGTAGAAATCACAGTTTCCAATAAAAACGAGATTGGGGACCATATCCAGGCCACTCTCATCATCGAGATTATGGGCAAACACAGTAATATTCTACTTGTAGATAAGTCTAGTCACAAAATCCTTGAAGTTATCAAGCATATCGGTTTCTCTCAAAATAGCTACCGCACCTTGCTTCCAGGATCAACCTATATCGCTCCACCAAGCACCGAATCTCTCAATCCTTTTACTATCAAGGATGAAAAGCTCTTTGAAATTCTGCAAACCCAAGAGTTAACTGCTAAAAATCTTCAAAACCTCTTTCAAGGTTTGGGAAGAGATACAGCAACCGAGTTAGAAAGACAACTGCTTAATGATAAACTAGCCACTTTCCGGCACTTCTTTGGACAAGAAACCAAACCTTGCCTAACAGATAAATCCTTTTCTTGTGTGCCTTTTTCTAGTAAAACAGCGGAGAATTTTGACAGTCTTTCACAATTACTTGATGTCTATTACAAGGATAAAGCCGAACGTGACCGTGTGAAACAACAGGCAAGTGAACTCATACGTCGCGTCGAAAACGAACTACAAAAGAATCGTCAAAAACTAAAGAAACAGGAAAAAGAACTTCTGGCTACCGAAAATGCAGAAGAATTTCGTCAAAAAGGTGAGTTACTAACCACTTTCCTCCATCAAGTTCCCAATGACCAAGATCAGGTCATTTTAGAAAACTACTACACCAACCAGCCTATCACGATTGCACTTGATAAGGCATTAACGCCAAACCAAAATGCTCAACGCTACTTCAAACGCTATCAGAAATTAAAAGAAGCTGTTAAATACCTGACTGACCTGATTGAAGAAACCAAGGCAACCATTCTCTATCTAGAAAGTGTCGAAACGGTACTCAATCAAGCCGGACTCGATGAAATTGCTGAAATTAGAGAAGAATTAATCCAAACAGGATTTATCCGCAGAAGACAAAGGGAAAAAATCCAAAAACGACAGAAACCTGAGCAGTATCTAGCTAGTGATGGAAAAACGATCATCTATGTAGGGCGCAATAACCTACAAAACGAGGAATTGACCTTTAAAATGGCCCGTAAAGAAGAACTCTGGTTCCACGCTAAGGATATCCCTGGAAGTCATGTTGTTATCTCAGGCAATCTCAATCCGACTGATGAGGTAAAAACAGACGCTGCAGAACTTGCAGCCTACTTCTCTAAGGGACGTCTCTCAAATCTCGTTCAGGTAGATATGATTGAAGTTAAAAAACTCAACAAACCAACTGGTGGAAAACCTGGTTTTGTCACCTATACTGGACAAAAGACCCTCCGTGTCACACCAGACCCTGAAAAGATTCAGTCCATGAAAATCAAATAA
- the rnr gene encoding ribonuclease R has protein sequence MKDRIKEYLQEKGRGTVNDLAQALGKDGSKDFRELIKTLSLMERKHQIRFEEDGSLTLDQKKKHEITLKGIFHAHKNGFGFVSLEGEEDDLFVGKSDVNYAIDGDTVEIVIKKVADRQKGTAAEAKIIDILEHSFTTVVGQIILDEEKPKYAGYIRSKNQKIIQPIYVKKPSLKLEGTEVLKVFIDKYPSKKHDFFVASVLDVVGHSTDVGIDVLEVLESMDIVSEFPEAVLKEAENVPDAPSQKDMEGRLDLRDEITFTIDGADAKDLDDAVHIKPLKNGNIELGVHIADVSYYVTEGSALDKEALNRATSVYVTDRVVPMLPERLSNGICSLNPQVDRLTQSAIMEIDKNGRVRNYTITQTVIKTSFRMTYSDVNDILAGDEKKRQEYKKIVPSIELMAKLHEILEGMRIKRGALNFDTNEAKILVDKQGKPVDIVLRHRGTAERMIESFMLIANETVAEHFSKLDLPFIYRIHEEPKAEKVQKFIDYASSFGLRIYGTASEISQEALQDIMRVVEGEPYADVLSMMLLRSMQQARYSEHNHGHYGLAADYYTHFTSPIRRYPDLLVHRMIRDYGRSKEVAEHFEQVIPEIATQSSNRERRAIEAEREVEAMKKAEYMEEFVGEEYDAVVSSIVKFGLFVELPNTVEGLIHITNLPEFYHFNERDLTLRGEKSGTTFRVGQQIRIRVERADKMTGEIDFSFIPSEFDVIEKGLKQSGRKDRGRRSDKKEDKRKTSRSNDKRKHSSKDKKKKSKKPFYKEVAKKGAKHGKGRGKGRRAK, from the coding sequence ATGAAAGATAGAATAAAAGAATATTTACAAGAAAAGGGGCGGGGCACAGTAAATGATTTGGCTCAAGCTCTCGGAAAGGATGGTTCTAAGGACTTCCGTGAGTTAATCAAAACCCTTTCCTTGATGGAACGTAAGCACCAGATTCGCTTTGAAGAAGATGGTAGTTTAACCCTAGACCAGAAGAAAAAACATGAGATTACCCTAAAAGGAATTTTCCATGCCCATAAAAATGGTTTCGGTTTTGTGAGTCTTGAAGGCGAAGAAGACGATCTTTTTGTTGGAAAAAGTGATGTTAACTATGCCATTGATGGCGATACTGTTGAAATTGTCATTAAGAAGGTTGCAGACCGACAGAAAGGAACTGCTGCAGAAGCAAAGATTATCGATATTTTAGAACACAGTTTCACGACAGTTGTCGGGCAAATTATTCTTGATGAAGAGAAACCAAAGTATGCGGGTTATATCCGTTCTAAAAATCAAAAGATTATACAACCGATTTATGTGAAAAAGCCATCTCTCAAACTGGAAGGGACAGAAGTTCTCAAGGTCTTTATCGATAAGTATCCAAGTAAGAAACACGACTTCTTTGTGGCGAGTGTCTTAGATGTTGTCGGACATTCAACGGATGTAGGGATTGATGTCCTCGAGGTCTTGGAATCAATGGACATTGTATCCGAGTTTCCAGAAGCTGTTCTCAAAGAAGCGGAAAATGTACCAGATGCTCCTTCTCAAAAAGATATGGAAGGACGATTGGACCTGAGAGATGAAATTACCTTTACCATTGATGGAGCTGATGCAAAAGACTTGGATGACGCAGTTCATATCAAACCATTAAAAAATGGAAATATCGAACTAGGAGTTCATATCGCGGATGTTTCATATTATGTAACGGAAGGTTCTGCCCTTGATAAGGAAGCCCTCAATCGTGCGACTTCTGTTTATGTGACAGATCGTGTAGTTCCAATGCTGCCTGAGCGTCTTTCAAACGGCATCTGTTCTCTTAATCCTCAAGTGGACCGCTTGACCCAATCGGCTATTATGGAGATTGATAAAAATGGCCGTGTTCGTAATTATACGATTACGCAGACAGTTATCAAGACAAGTTTCCGAATGACCTATAGTGATGTCAATGACATTTTAGCTGGTGACGAGAAGAAGAGACAAGAGTATAAGAAAATTGTTCCTAGTATCGAACTTATGGCCAAGCTTCATGAAATTCTTGAAGGTATGCGGATTAAGCGTGGAGCTCTTAATTTTGATACCAATGAAGCTAAAATCTTGGTTGACAAGCAAGGGAAACCAGTAGATATTGTTCTTCGTCATCGCGGTACTGCAGAACGTATGATTGAGTCCTTTATGCTGATTGCAAATGAAACAGTTGCTGAGCATTTTAGCAAACTTGATTTACCTTTCATCTATCGTATCCATGAGGAACCTAAAGCTGAAAAAGTTCAAAAGTTTATTGATTACGCTTCTAGCTTTGGATTACGAATCTATGGAACTGCGAGTGAGATTAGCCAGGAAGCACTCCAAGACATCATGCGTGTTGTTGAGGGTGAGCCTTATGCGGATGTTCTCTCTATGATGCTTCTGCGTTCCATGCAGCAGGCTCGTTATTCTGAGCATAACCATGGTCACTATGGCCTAGCAGCGGACTATTACACACACTTTACCAGTCCGATTCGCCGTTATCCGGACCTCTTGGTTCACCGTATGATTCGTGACTATGGACGTTCTAAGGAAGTGGCGGAGCATTTTGAACAGGTTATTCCAGAGATTGCGACCCAGTCTTCTAATCGTGAGCGCAGAGCTATTGAGGCAGAGCGTGAAGTTGAAGCCATGAAAAAAGCTGAATACATGGAAGAGTTTGTGGGTGAAGAGTATGATGCAGTCGTTTCAAGTATCGTCAAGTTTGGTCTTTTTGTTGAATTACCAAATACAGTTGAAGGCTTGATTCACATTACAAATCTTCCTGAGTTTTACCATTTCAATGAACGTGATTTGACTCTTCGTGGAGAGAAATCAGGGACAACCTTCCGTGTGGGACAACAGATACGCATTCGTGTCGAAAGAGCCGATAAGATGACTGGCGAGATTGATTTCAGCTTTATTCCAAGCGAATTTGATGTGATTGAGAAGGGGTTGAAACAGTCTGGCCGTAAGGATAGAGGTCGTCGTTCGGATAAGAAAGAAGACAAGAGAAAAACTAGCCGCTCAAATGATAAGCGTAAGCATTCTTCGAAGGACAAAAAGAAAAAAAGCAAGAAACCTTTTTACAAAGAAGTAGCAAAGAAAGGAGCTAAGCATGGCAAAGGGCGAGGGAAAGGTCGTCGCGCAAAATAA
- the mutM gene encoding DNA-formamidopyrimidine glycosylase gives MPELPEVETVRRGLEKLILGKKITSIDIRYPKMIKTDLDQFQKELPGQVVKSMGHRGKYLLFYLTDKVLISHLRMEGKYFYYPGQVPERKHAHVLIHFEDGGTLVYEDVRKFGTMELLAPELLDAYFVSKKLGPEPTEQDFDLGRFKRALKRSKKPIKSHLLDQTLVAGLGNIYVDEVLWRAKVHPSRLSNSLTAQEARKVHDQTIEVLGQAVEKGGSTIRTYTNAFGEDGTMQEFHQVYDKAGQACSRCGSIIEKIQLGGRGTHFCPKCQRRK, from the coding sequence ATGCCTGAATTACCTGAGGTCGAGACAGTTCGTCGTGGCTTGGAAAAATTGATTCTGGGGAAGAAGATTACAAGCATTGATATTCGTTATCCCAAGATGATTAAGACAGATTTGGATCAGTTTCAGAAAGAATTGCCTGGTCAAGTTGTTAAATCTATGGGGCACCGTGGTAAATATTTACTTTTCTATCTAACAGACAAGGTCTTGATTTCTCATCTACGGATGGAAGGCAAGTATTTTTATTATCCAGGTCAAGTCCCTGAACGTAAGCATGCCCATGTTTTGATTCATTTTGAAGATGGTGGAACTCTTGTTTATGAGGATGTCCGCAAGTTTGGAACTATGGAATTGCTTGCTCCTGAACTCTTAGATGCTTACTTTGTATCTAAAAAGCTTGGACCGGAACCTACTGAACAGGATTTTGATTTAGGAAGATTTAAACGAGCCTTGAAAAGGTCAAAAAAACCTATTAAATCTCATTTACTTGACCAGACGCTAGTTGCAGGATTGGGAAACATTTATGTAGACGAAGTACTCTGGAGGGCCAAGGTTCACCCTTCTAGACTTTCTAACAGTTTAACTGCTCAAGAGGCTAGAAAAGTCCATGATCAAACCATTGAAGTCTTGGGGCAGGCTGTCGAGAAAGGCGGTTCAACCATTCGCACCTATACCAATGCATTTGGCGAAGATGGGACCATGCAAGAGTTTCATCAAGTCTATGATAAAGCTGGACAAGCTTGTTCACGTTGTGGATCCATTATCGAAAAAATTCAACTCGGTGGTCGTGGAACCCATTTTTGCCCAAAATGTCAAAGGAGAAAGTGA
- the smpB gene encoding SsrA-binding protein SmpB has product MAKGEGKVVAQNKKAHHDYTIVDTLEAGMVLTGTEIKSVRAARINLKDGFAQVKNGEVWLSNVHIAPYEEGNIWNQEPERRRKLLLHKKQIQKLEQETKGTGMTLVPLKVYIKDGYAKLLLGLAKGKHDYDKRESIKRREQDRDIARVMKAVNHR; this is encoded by the coding sequence ATGGCAAAGGGCGAGGGAAAGGTCGTCGCGCAAAATAAAAAAGCGCACCACGACTATACTATCGTAGATACGCTAGAAGCAGGAATGGTTCTAACTGGTACAGAAATCAAGAGTGTTCGAGCAGCCCGCATCAATCTGAAAGATGGGTTTGCTCAGGTTAAGAATGGGGAAGTTTGGCTGAGCAATGTCCATATCGCTCCTTATGAGGAAGGCAATATCTGGAATCAGGAACCAGAACGTCGTCGTAAACTTCTCCTTCATAAAAAGCAAATCCAGAAGTTAGAGCAGGAAACAAAAGGAACGGGGATGACGCTGGTTCCTCTTAAAGTCTATATCAAAGACGGCTATGCCAAGCTTCTTTTAGGGCTTGCTAAAGGAAAACATGACTATGATAAACGTGAGTCAATCAAACGTCGTGAGCAAGATCGCGATATCGCGCGTGTTATGAAAGCAGTTAACCATCGATAG
- the tehB gene encoding SAM-dependent methyltransferase TehB, whose product MEKLVAYKRMPVWNKNTMPEAVQRKHNTKVGTWGKITVLKGALKFIELTEEGEVIAENLFEAGADNPMAQPQAWHRVEAATDDVEWYLEFYCKPEDYFPKKYNTNPVHSEVLEAMQTVKPCKALDLGCGQGRNALFLAQHGFDVTAVDQNELSLEILQSIVEQEDLEMPVGLYDINSASIGQTYDFIVSTVVLMFLQAERIPAIIQNMQEQTSIGGYNLIVCAMDTEDYPCSVNFPFTFKEGELANYYKDWELVKYNENPGHLHRRDENGNRIQLRFATMLAKKVK is encoded by the coding sequence ATGGAAAAACTAGTTGCCTATAAACGCATGCCTGTCTGGAATAAAAACACCATGCCAGAGGCTGTTCAAAGAAAACACAATACTAAGGTCGGAACCTGGGGCAAGATTACCGTATTAAAAGGGGCTCTTAAGTTTATTGAATTGACTGAGGAGGGGGAAGTTATAGCTGAGAACCTCTTTGAAGCAGGTGCTGATAATCCTATGGCACAACCTCAAGCCTGGCACAGAGTAGAAGCTGCCACAGATGATGTAGAATGGTATCTGGAATTTTATTGTAAACCAGAGGATTATTTCCCAAAGAAATACAATACCAATCCAGTCCATTCGGAAGTCTTAGAAGCTATGCAGACGGTCAAGCCATGTAAGGCACTGGATCTAGGATGTGGTCAAGGAAGAAATGCCCTCTTTCTCGCTCAACATGGATTTGATGTTACAGCAGTTGACCAAAATGAGCTATCCCTTGAAATTTTGCAAAGTATCGTAGAGCAAGAAGATTTAGAAATGCCTGTTGGTCTCTACGACATCAATTCAGCTAGCATAGGCCAAACTTACGATTTTATCGTATCAACGGTTGTGCTCATGTTTTTACAAGCAGAACGTATTCCTGCTATTATCCAAAACATGCAAGAACAAACCTCTATCGGTGGCTATAATCTTATCGTTTGTGCCATGGACACGGAGGATTATCCTTGCTCAGTGAACTTCCCATTCACCTTTAAAGAGGGAGAATTGGCCAATTACTACAAGGATTGGGAGTTAGTGAAGTACAATGAAAACCCTGGTCATTTACACCGTCGTGACGAAAATGGCAATCGTATCCAACTACGCTTTGCAACCATGTTGGCTAAAAAAGTAAAATAA
- a CDS encoding diacylglycerol kinase family protein, with protein sequence MDSQDNKRKWKNRDLISSLEFAITGIFTAIKEERNMRKHAVTALIVVLAGFVFQVSRIEWLFLLLSIFMVVAFEIINSAIENVVDLASHYHFSMLAKKAKDMAAGAVLVVSLFAALTGALIFLPRIWDLLF encoded by the coding sequence ATGGACTCACAAGACAATAAACGAAAATGGAAAAATCGTGACCTAATCTCCAGTTTAGAATTTGCCATTACAGGAATTTTTACTGCGATTAAGGAAGAACGTAACATGAGAAAGCATGCAGTGACGGCTCTAATAGTTGTACTTGCAGGTTTTGTTTTTCAGGTGTCACGAATCGAATGGTTATTTCTACTTTTGAGCATTTTCATGGTAGTAGCTTTTGAGATTATTAATTCAGCTATTGAAAATGTAGTAGATTTGGCTAGTCACTATCACTTTTCTATGTTGGCAAAAAAAGCTAAAGACATGGCGGCTGGAGCCGTACTTGTAGTCTCTCTTTTTGCCGCTTTGACAGGTGCACTCATCTTTCTCCCACGGATTTGGGATTTATTATTTTAA
- the ybeY gene encoding rRNA maturation RNase YbeY encodes MYIEMVDETGQVSKEILEQTQEILEFAAKKIGKEDKEMAVTFVTNERSHELNLEFRDTDRPTDVISLEYKPELEIAFDEEDLENDPDLADMMSEFDAYIGELFISIDKAHEQAEEYGHSFEREMGFLAVHGFLHINGYDHYTPEEEAEMFGLQEEILTAYGLTRQ; translated from the coding sequence ATGTATATTGAAATGGTAGATGAAACTGGACAAGTTTCAAAAGAAATTTTAGAACAAACACAGGAAATTTTAGAATTTGCTGCAAAAAAAATTGGAAAAGAAGACAAGGAAATGGCGGTCACATTTGTGACCAACGAACGAAGCCATGAACTCAATCTAGAGTTTCGTGATACCGATCGTCCAACAGATGTTATCAGTCTTGAATATAAGCCGGAGTTAGAGATTGCCTTTGATGAGGAAGATCTGGAAAATGATCCCGACTTGGCAGATATGATGTCAGAATTTGATGCTTATATCGGTGAGCTTTTCATTTCCATTGATAAGGCACATGAGCAAGCTGAGGAGTACGGTCATAGTTTTGAACGTGAAATGGGCTTCTTGGCAGTGCACGGCTTTTTACACATTAACGGCTATGATCACTACACTCCCGAAGAAGAAGCGGAGATGTTCGGTTTACAAGAAGAAATTTTGACAGCCTATGGACTCACAAGACAATAA
- the coaE gene encoding dephospho-CoA kinase (Dephospho-CoA kinase (CoaE) performs the final step in coenzyme A biosynthesis.) codes for MGKIIGITGGIASGKSTVTNFLRQKGFEVVDADALVHQLQKPGGRLFQILVEYFGEKVLLEDGELNRPLLASLIFSNSEEREWSKQTQGQIIREELGSLRDKLSQTDDVFFMDIPLLFEQDYASWFDETWLVYVRRDTQLDRLMNRDQLSKESAETRLASQWPLEEKKKFATYILDNNGSREQLLSQVVTLLEGGDAHARD; via the coding sequence ATGGGAAAAATTATTGGAATCACTGGTGGTATTGCATCCGGGAAGTCCACCGTCACAAATTTTCTAAGACAAAAAGGGTTTGAAGTGGTAGATGCGGATGCGCTTGTTCACCAACTTCAAAAACCTGGTGGTCGCCTTTTTCAGATTTTAGTAGAGTATTTCGGTGAAAAAGTCCTTCTAGAAGATGGGGAACTGAATCGACCATTACTTGCCAGTCTGATCTTTTCTAACTCTGAGGAGAGAGAATGGTCTAAACAGACTCAAGGACAAATTATTCGTGAAGAATTGGGCTCTTTGAGAGACAAGTTATCTCAGACTGATGACGTATTTTTCATGGATATTCCATTGCTTTTTGAACAGGACTATGCTTCATGGTTCGATGAAACTTGGCTAGTTTATGTAAGGCGAGATACCCAGCTGGATCGCTTAATGAACCGTGATCAGTTATCCAAAGAGTCAGCTGAAACTCGTTTAGCTTCACAGTGGCCTTTAGAAGAAAAGAAGAAATTTGCTACTTATATATTAGACAATAATGGCAGTCGAGAGCAGCTTTTGAGTCAAGTAGTGACTTTACTTGAAGGAGGCGATGCTCATGCAAGAGATTAG
- the secG gene encoding preprotein translocase subunit SecG translates to MYNLLLTILLVLSVVIVIAIFMQPTKNQSSNVFDASAGDLFERSKARGFEAVMQRLTGILVFFWLAIALALTVLSSR, encoded by the coding sequence ATGTATAACCTATTATTAACCATTCTATTAGTATTATCTGTTGTGATTGTGATTGCAATTTTTATGCAACCAACTAAAAACCAATCTAGCAATGTATTTGATGCCAGTGCAGGTGATTTGTTTGAACGTAGCAAAGCGCGCGGTTTTGAAGCTGTGATGCAACGTTTGACAGGAATTTTAGTCTTTTTCTGGCTAGCCATTGCCTTAGCATTGACGGTATTATCAAGTAGATAA
- the era gene encoding GTPase Era has product MTFKSGFVAILGRPNVGKSTFLNHVMGQKIAIMSDKAQTTRNKIMGIYTTDKEQIVFIDTPGIHKPKTALGDFMVESAYSTLREVDTVLFMVPADEARGKGDDMIIERLKAAKVPVILVVNKIDKVHPDQLLAQIDDFRNQMDFKEIVPISALQGNNVSRLVDILSENLEEGFQYFPADQITDHPERFLVSEMIREKVLHLTREEIPHSVAVVVDSMKRDEDTDKVHIRATIMVERDSQKGIVIGKGGAMLKKIGTMARRDIELMLGDKVFLETWIKVKKNWRDKKLDLADFGYNEKEY; this is encoded by the coding sequence ATGACATTTAAATCAGGATTTGTAGCCATTTTAGGGCGACCAAATGTAGGGAAGTCAACTTTTTTGAATCACGTTATGGGGCAAAAGATTGCTATCATGAGTGATAAGGCGCAGACAACGCGAAATAAGATTATGGGGATTTATACGACGGATAAGGAACAGATCGTCTTTATCGATACCCCAGGAATTCACAAACCAAAGACAGCGCTTGGAGACTTCATGGTAGAGTCGGCCTATAGCACCCTTCGAGAAGTGGATACCGTTCTCTTTATGGTGCCAGCAGATGAGGCTCGAGGTAAGGGTGATGATATGATTATCGAGCGTCTTAAAGCTGCTAAAGTTCCTGTAATTTTGGTGGTCAATAAGATTGACAAGGTTCACCCAGATCAACTTTTGGCTCAAATTGATGATTTCCGTAATCAGATGGACTTTAAGGAAATTGTTCCTATTTCAGCTCTTCAGGGAAATAACGTGTCTCGTCTAGTCGATATTCTAAGTGAAAATCTTGAGGAAGGTTTCCAATATTTCCCTGCGGATCAAATTACTGACCATCCAGAACGATTCTTGGTTTCTGAGATGATTCGTGAAAAGGTCTTACACTTAACTCGTGAAGAAATCCCACACTCAGTTGCAGTAGTGGTGGACTCTATGAAACGAGACGAGGATACAGACAAGGTTCATATCCGAGCAACTATCATGGTCGAACGTGACAGCCAAAAAGGGATTGTCATCGGTAAAGGTGGTGCCATGCTCAAGAAAATTGGGACTATGGCTCGTCGTGATATTGAGCTCATGCTAGGAGACAAGGTCTTCCTAGAAACATGGATCAAAGTTAAGAAAAACTGGCGCGATAAAAAGCTAGATTTGGCTGACTTTGGCTATAACGAAAAAGAATATTAA
- the rpmG gene encoding 50S ribosomal protein L33 yields MRVKINLKCSSCGSINYLTSKNSKTHPDKIEVLKYCPKERKVTLHLESK; encoded by the coding sequence GTGCGAGTAAAAATCAATCTCAAATGCTCCTCTTGTGGCAGCATCAATTATCTAACCAGTAAGAACTCCAAAACCCATCCAGACAAGATTGAGGTCTTAAAGTATTGTCCTAAAGAAAGAAAAGTGACTCTACATCTTGAATCTAAGTAG
- a CDS encoding multidrug efflux MFS transporter produces the protein MQEISWKDNLRIAWFGCFLTGASISLVVPFMPIFVEQLGIEGDQVAFYSGLAISVSAISAAFVSPIWGILADKYGRKPMMIRAGLAMTITMGGLAFVPNVFWLLFLRFLNGVFTGFVPNATALIASQVPKDRSGYALGTLSTGVVAGTLTGPFVGGFIAEIFGIRNVFLLVGSFLFLAAILTILFIKENFQPVPKEKALPTRELFTSVKYPFLLINLFLTSFVIQFAAQSIGPILALYVRDLGQKENLLFVSGLIVSSMGFSSMMSAGIMGKLGDKVGNHRLLVVAQVYSVFIYLLCANATSPFQLGFYRFLFGLGTGALIPGVNALLSKMTPKVGISRVFAFNQVFFYLGGVIGPLAGSVVAGQFGYHSVFYATALCVALSCLFNLIQFRTLLKVKEI, from the coding sequence ATGCAAGAGATTAGTTGGAAGGATAATCTTCGTATTGCTTGGTTTGGTTGTTTTTTAACAGGAGCTAGCATTTCTCTCGTTGTTCCTTTCATGCCTATTTTTGTCGAACAGTTAGGAATTGAAGGAGATCAAGTTGCCTTTTATTCAGGTTTAGCTATATCAGTCTCAGCCATTTCTGCAGCCTTTGTATCACCAATTTGGGGTATCTTAGCAGACAAGTATGGTCGAAAACCCATGATGATTCGTGCAGGGCTAGCCATGACTATTACTATGGGAGGTCTGGCCTTTGTTCCAAATGTTTTCTGGCTCTTGTTCTTAAGGTTTCTTAATGGAGTTTTTACAGGATTTGTACCCAATGCGACAGCTTTAATTGCTAGTCAAGTCCCCAAAGATAGGTCAGGATACGCTCTAGGGACTTTATCAACTGGTGTTGTCGCTGGAACTTTGACTGGTCCCTTTGTCGGTGGTTTCATTGCCGAAATTTTTGGCATTCGGAATGTCTTTTTATTGGTTGGTAGTTTCCTGTTCTTGGCAGCTATCTTAACCATTCTTTTTATCAAAGAAAACTTTCAACCAGTGCCAAAAGAAAAAGCACTCCCTACAAGAGAGCTCTTTACTTCTGTTAAATATCCTTTTCTCCTGATAAATTTATTTCTAACTAGCTTTGTGATTCAATTTGCTGCCCAATCTATTGGTCCCATCCTTGCCCTGTATGTACGAGACCTTGGACAGAAAGAGAATCTTCTCTTTGTCTCTGGTTTGATTGTATCCAGCATGGGATTTTCAAGTATGATGAGTGCAGGTATCATGGGTAAATTAGGTGATAAAGTGGGCAATCATCGACTCCTTGTCGTAGCTCAGGTATATTCAGTTTTCATATATCTATTATGTGCAAATGCGACTAGCCCATTCCAATTAGGCTTCTATCGTTTTCTATTTGGTCTGGGGACAGGAGCTCTGATCCCTGGTGTCAATGCTCTCCTAAGCAAAATGACTCCTAAAGTTGGCATTTCAAGGGTATTTGCCTTTAATCAAGTCTTCTTTTATCTAGGAGGAGTGATAGGTCCCTTAGCAGGATCAGTAGTAGCGGGACAATTTGGCTATCACTCAGTATTTTATGCAACAGCTCTTTGTGTAGCTCTCAGTTGTTTATTTAATCTTATCCAATTTAGAACATTATTAAAAGTGAAGGAAATCTAG